A region from the Bacillus sp. Marseille-P3661 genome encodes:
- a CDS encoding aspartate kinase produces MKVAKFGGTSVASAEQLKKVANIIQADKQRKYVVVSAPGKRYKEDTKTTDLLIELGEKALTNENYDEQFNAIVNRYAEIATDLNLSNTIIDEISASLTADVQSDRSNADRFMDRLKASGEDNNAKLFAEYLNSIGVKASYVNPSEAGIVVTDEPGNAQVIPVTYENLKKLKERNEVLVVPGFFGFSEEGNLVTFSRGGSDITGAILAAGVDAELYENFTDVDSVYCANPNIVDNPKEIKELTYKEMRELSYAGFSVFHDEALIPAFRAGIPVCIKNTNNPSAPGTFIVAERDYSNDPVVGIASDSGFCSIYVSKYLMNREIGFGRRLLQILEDEGLSYEHMPSGIDDTSVILREKQLTPEKEERVLNRIKSELNVDTISIRHNQAVIMVVGEGMTSFVGTSAKATAAFARSGVNIEMINQGSSEVSMMFAVVSEDAPKAVRALYEEFFENLNELPIPEVVEMNK; encoded by the coding sequence ATGAAGGTAGCAAAATTTGGAGGAACATCTGTAGCTAGTGCTGAGCAATTAAAAAAAGTGGCAAATATAATCCAAGCAGATAAGCAAAGAAAATATGTCGTAGTATCGGCCCCAGGAAAACGTTATAAAGAAGACACTAAAACAACAGATTTACTTATTGAACTTGGTGAAAAGGCTTTAACAAATGAAAATTATGATGAGCAATTTAATGCAATCGTTAACCGTTATGCTGAAATTGCAACTGATTTAAATTTATCAAATACAATTATTGATGAAATTTCAGCAAGTTTAACGGCTGATGTTCAATCGGACCGTTCGAATGCTGACCGTTTTATGGATAGACTTAAGGCAAGTGGGGAAGACAATAACGCCAAGCTTTTTGCTGAATACTTAAATAGTATTGGGGTAAAAGCATCATATGTGAATCCTAGTGAAGCAGGGATAGTTGTTACGGATGAACCTGGTAATGCACAAGTGATTCCTGTAACATATGAAAATTTAAAAAAACTTAAAGAGCGTAATGAAGTATTAGTAGTCCCAGGTTTCTTTGGTTTCTCTGAAGAAGGGAATTTAGTAACGTTTTCAAGAGGTGGTTCGGACATTACAGGTGCTATCTTAGCAGCTGGTGTTGACGCAGAACTATACGAGAATTTCACTGATGTTGATTCAGTATATTGTGCAAATCCTAATATCGTTGATAATCCAAAAGAAATTAAAGAGTTAACTTATAAGGAAATGCGTGAGCTTTCTTATGCTGGCTTTTCCGTTTTCCATGATGAAGCATTGATTCCTGCTTTCCGTGCTGGTATACCAGTTTGTATAAAAAATACAAATAATCCAAGTGCTCCAGGTACATTCATCGTTGCTGAACGTGATTATAGTAATGATCCAGTTGTAGGAATCGCAAGTGACTCCGGTTTTTGCAGTATTTATGTTAGTAAATATTTAATGAATAGAGAAATTGGGTTTGGTCGTCGTTTATTACAAATTCTTGAGGACGAAGGACTTTCATATGAACATATGCCTTCAGGAATTGACGATACGTCAGTTATACTTCGTGAAAAACAGTTAACACCTGAAAAAGAAGAGCGTGTTTTAAATCGAATTAAGTCAGAATTGAATGTAGATACCATTTCAATTCGTCATAACCAAGCTGTAATCATGGTTGTGGGTGAAGGGATGACATCATTTGTAGGAACATCAGCGAAAGCTACAGCTGCGTTTGCGAGATCTGGTGTAAATATTGAAATGATTAACCAAGGTTCATCAGAGGTTAGCATGATGTTTGCTGTTGTTAGTGAGGATGCACCTAAAGCAGTTCGAGCATTATACGAAGAGTTTTTTGAAAATCTTAATGAGTTACCAATACCTGAAGTAGTTGAAATGAATAAGTAA
- a CDS encoding DUF2627 domain-containing protein: MNRIIALLIMVIPGIVAVYGFKLMRDTLFGISHSFIPYLWLQFFIGLFAFLLGLAFVTGFIFYRDRKRNKVQNRFKQ; this comes from the coding sequence ATGAATCGTATTATTGCATTATTAATAATGGTCATTCCAGGCATTGTCGCTGTTTATGGTTTTAAATTAATGCGTGACACGCTATTTGGAATATCACATTCCTTTATACCTTATTTATGGCTACAATTTTTTATAGGTTTATTTGCATTTCTATTAGGTTTAGCTTTTGTAACAGGATTTATTTTCTATCGTGATCGTAAACGAAATAAAGTTCAAAATCGATTCAAGCAATAA
- a CDS encoding sigma-54 interaction domain-containing protein encodes MQNSLIIGGGIGGTALLKVFIDTEYMNVKAIVDHNPNAPGLKFAKEYGIQTGEKWEDYFSEDVDVIVDTTGDDSVFEAIRKRRLPNMVIIPGTVAYIMAKLLKEKEDLINQKEKQSTIQDIILNTTYDGMIAIDQSETVILLNKSAERIMGVDQGMVIGNKLSSFFPASRLHKVLETKKPEFNQEQELENGSKIILSSIPMINDNGEVIGALAVFKDMTDIYQLAEEITNLKEIKSMLEAIIQSSEEAISVVDEQGNGIMVNPAYTRLTGLKNEDIVGKPATADISEGESMHLKVLKTRKPVRGVRMRLRPNRRDVIVNVAPVIVDGILKGSVGVIHDVSEIQSLTDELRRARHIIRTLEAKYTFEDIIGSSVEMNFAIEQAKLGAKTPATVLLRGESGTGKELFAHAIHNASDRRFNKFIRVNCAAIAESLLESELFGYEEGAFSGAKRGGKRGLFEEANNGSIFLDEIGELSASTQAKLLRVLQENEIVRVGGTKSIPINVRVIAATHVNLEKGMAEGTIREDLYYRINRLPIQIPALRERKEDIPDLCQHLLHKINQDYGRNVEGLTKEAIQYLTDYYWPGNVRELENVLGRAIINMKFNENLIDVPHIPLLQPKDKEMNNQLTYSIAQNKSRPLTNLIEEYEKAIIVTTLNNNKGNKTQTAKDLEISLRNLYYKLEKYDIANSSMQ; translated from the coding sequence GTGCAAAATTCTCTGATCATCGGTGGAGGAATAGGCGGTACAGCATTATTGAAAGTATTTATCGATACTGAATATATGAACGTGAAAGCGATTGTAGATCATAATCCTAATGCACCTGGATTAAAATTTGCTAAAGAATACGGTATTCAAACTGGGGAAAAATGGGAAGATTATTTTTCAGAAGATGTAGATGTTATTGTTGATACTACAGGGGACGATAGCGTTTTTGAAGCGATAAGGAAACGTCGCTTACCTAATATGGTAATCATTCCAGGTACAGTTGCCTATATTATGGCAAAGCTGTTAAAGGAAAAAGAGGATTTAATTAATCAAAAAGAAAAACAGTCAACTATTCAAGATATCATCTTAAATACAACGTACGATGGAATGATTGCTATTGATCAAAGCGAAACGGTTATCTTGCTTAATAAAAGTGCAGAAAGAATAATGGGAGTAGATCAAGGGATGGTAATTGGGAATAAACTATCATCTTTTTTTCCTGCAAGTAGACTTCATAAAGTCTTAGAAACCAAAAAGCCAGAGTTTAACCAAGAACAGGAACTTGAAAATGGTTCGAAAATCATACTGTCTAGTATCCCGATGATCAATGATAATGGGGAAGTTATCGGTGCGCTTGCTGTATTTAAAGATATGACTGACATATATCAACTTGCAGAGGAAATTACAAACTTAAAAGAGATAAAATCTATGCTAGAAGCAATTATACAATCATCAGAAGAAGCGATCTCTGTTGTGGATGAACAAGGCAATGGCATAATGGTCAATCCTGCATACACAAGGTTGACTGGTCTGAAAAATGAGGATATTGTTGGAAAACCTGCTACAGCTGATATATCTGAAGGCGAAAGTATGCATTTGAAAGTTTTAAAGACAAGAAAACCGGTTCGTGGAGTGAGAATGCGCTTAAGGCCTAATCGCCGGGATGTTATTGTAAATGTTGCCCCGGTAATTGTAGATGGTATTCTTAAAGGAAGTGTTGGCGTAATCCATGATGTTTCCGAAATTCAATCGTTAACAGATGAATTGAGAAGGGCAAGACATATAATTCGAACATTAGAAGCAAAATATACCTTTGAGGATATAATTGGTTCATCTGTTGAAATGAATTTTGCCATTGAGCAAGCAAAATTGGGTGCTAAAACACCGGCTACGGTTTTGTTAAGGGGAGAATCAGGGACAGGAAAAGAACTCTTTGCGCATGCGATACACAATGCAAGTGATCGTAGATTTAATAAGTTTATTCGTGTCAATTGTGCAGCGATTGCAGAATCACTGCTCGAAAGTGAGTTATTTGGTTATGAAGAAGGTGCTTTTTCAGGTGCAAAACGAGGGGGGAAAAGAGGTCTTTTTGAAGAAGCAAATAACGGAAGTATTTTCCTTGACGAAATCGGCGAATTATCAGCTAGTACCCAAGCAAAATTATTAAGGGTACTTCAGGAAAATGAGATTGTACGAGTGGGAGGAACAAAGTCAATTCCTATTAATGTAAGGGTAATTGCGGCAACACATGTTAATTTAGAAAAAGGTATGGCTGAAGGGACAATTAGAGAAGATTTATATTATCGTATAAATAGATTGCCCATTCAAATTCCAGCATTAAGGGAACGAAAAGAAGATATACCAGATTTATGCCAGCACTTATTACATAAAATAAATCAGGATTACGGACGAAATGTTGAAGGTTTAACGAAAGAAGCGATTCAATATTTAACGGATTATTATTGGCCGGGAAATGTTCGGGAATTAGAGAATGTTTTAGGTAGAGCTATTATTAATATGAAATTTAACGAGAATTTGATAGATGTTCCACATATTCCTTTATTGCAGCCAAAAGATAAAGAAATGAACAATCAGCTGACGTACAGTATTGCACAAAATAAAAGTCGGCCTTTAACGAACTTAATAGAAGAATATGAAAAGGCAATTATTGTTACTACTCTGAACAATAACAAAGGTAATAAAACACAAACTGCAAAAGATTTAGAGATTTCATTGCGAAATCTATATTATAAACTAGAAAAATACGATATTGCAAATAGCAGCATGCAATAA
- the bcd gene encoding branched-chain amino acid dehydrogenase, which produces MEIFNYMEKYDYEQLLFCQDNQSGLKAIICIHDTTLGPALGGTRMWTYDSEEAAIEDALRLAKGMTYKNAAAGLNLGGGKTVIIGDPQKDKNEAMFRAFGRYIQGLNGRYITAEDVGTTVADMDIIHEETDFVTGISPAFGSSGNPSPVTAFGVYRGMKAAAKEAFGSDSLEDKTIAVQGIGNVAYRLCHFLHEESANLIVTDINKNVVQRAISEFGAKAVDPKEIYEVNCDIYAPCALGATINDQTIPKIKAKVIAGSANNQLKEDRHGDKLHELGIVYAPDYVINAGGVINVADELHGYNRERAMKKVELIYDNIAKVIEISKREGIPTYKAADRLAEERIARMRNSRSQFLMNGKHILNRRNG; this is translated from the coding sequence ATGGAGATTTTTAATTATATGGAAAAGTATGATTATGAGCAATTGCTTTTTTGCCAAGACAATCAATCTGGTTTAAAAGCTATCATTTGTATCCATGACACAACTTTAGGTCCGGCATTGGGTGGTACAAGAATGTGGACGTATGACTCTGAAGAAGCTGCAATAGAAGATGCTTTACGTCTCGCTAAAGGAATGACTTATAAAAATGCTGCAGCAGGATTGAATTTAGGTGGAGGAAAGACGGTTATTATTGGTGATCCTCAAAAAGATAAAAATGAAGCCATGTTTAGAGCATTCGGACGTTATATTCAAGGATTAAATGGGCGTTATATTACTGCTGAGGATGTAGGCACAACGGTGGCTGATATGGATATTATCCACGAAGAAACAGATTTTGTGACAGGTATTTCTCCTGCGTTTGGATCATCGGGGAATCCATCACCTGTAACAGCTTTTGGCGTTTATCGCGGAATGAAGGCTGCTGCAAAAGAGGCATTTGGATCGGACTCACTTGAGGATAAAACGATAGCAGTTCAAGGTATCGGGAATGTGGCCTACAGGCTTTGCCACTTTCTCCATGAAGAAAGTGCTAATTTAATTGTTACTGATATTAATAAAAATGTCGTACAGCGAGCAATTAGCGAGTTTGGAGCAAAGGCGGTTGATCCAAAGGAAATTTATGAGGTGAATTGTGATATTTATGCCCCATGTGCATTAGGTGCGACTATTAATGATCAAACCATCCCTAAAATTAAAGCAAAGGTCATCGCGGGGTCTGCCAATAATCAATTAAAGGAAGATCGACATGGTGATAAATTACACGAATTAGGAATAGTCTATGCACCTGATTATGTAATTAATGCAGGAGGAGTTATTAACGTTGCAGATGAATTGCATGGATATAACCGTGAAAGAGCAATGAAAAAAGTTGAATTAATTTATGACAATATCGCTAAGGTTATTGAAATCTCTAAACGTGAGGGTATTCCTACTTATAAAGCTGCAGATAGATTAGCAGAGGAGCGGATTGCAAGGATGCGAAATTCCCGTAGTCAATTTTTAATGAATGGAAAGCATATTTTAAACCGACGTAACGGTTAA
- the buk gene encoding butyrate kinase, whose product MFYGGFRLQRNEYRILVINPGSSSTKIAVYDNEVSIIEKTIRHETEIISSFHTITDQYEYRKGMVLETLDYEGINISKFNAVVGRGGLLRPIEGGTYAVNLKMIEDLREGYSGQHVSNLGGIIAYEIASGLNIPAFIVDPVVVDELEPIARISGLPQMERRSIFHALNQKAAARKVAKQLGKKYEECSLIVAHMGGGITVGSHRYGKVIDVNNGLNGEGPFSPERAGTVPTGELIKLCYAGYSKQEMENKLVSQGGLVGYLGTNDAIEIERRILTGDEHAKLIYDAMAYQIAKEIGAQSTVLLGRIDAIVLTGDLAYGKDFVSLIIERVKSLADVIVMPGENELQALAEGALRVLNGEEVFKEY is encoded by the coding sequence ATGTTTTACGGAGGGTTCAGATTGCAGCGAAATGAATATAGAATTCTTGTCATAAATCCAGGTTCAAGCTCAACAAAAATTGCAGTATATGACAATGAAGTATCAATTATAGAGAAGACCATTCGTCATGAAACAGAGATCATTAGTAGCTTTCATACAATAACAGATCAATATGAATATCGAAAAGGCATGGTTTTAGAAACGCTGGACTACGAAGGGATAAATATTTCAAAGTTCAATGCTGTTGTGGGACGTGGCGGTTTACTAAGACCGATCGAAGGTGGAACATATGCGGTAAATTTAAAAATGATAGAAGATTTAAGAGAAGGATATTCTGGACAGCATGTCTCTAATTTAGGTGGCATCATAGCGTATGAAATTGCAAGTGGTTTAAATATTCCTGCTTTTATAGTTGATCCTGTTGTTGTTGATGAATTAGAGCCTATAGCAAGAATTTCAGGCTTACCACAAATGGAACGGAGAAGTATTTTTCATGCTCTTAATCAAAAAGCTGCAGCTAGGAAGGTTGCCAAACAGCTAGGGAAAAAGTATGAGGAATGCTCATTAATTGTTGCTCATATGGGTGGTGGCATTACAGTTGGCAGTCATCGATATGGTAAGGTAATAGATGTTAATAATGGATTGAACGGAGAAGGGCCATTTAGTCCAGAACGTGCTGGAACAGTTCCAACTGGTGAACTCATCAAATTATGTTATGCAGGATATTCTAAACAAGAAATGGAAAATAAACTAGTTAGCCAAGGCGGTCTTGTTGGATATTTGGGAACAAATGATGCTATTGAGATAGAAAGGCGAATCCTAACAGGAGATGAACACGCTAAATTAATTTATGATGCGATGGCATATCAGATAGCAAAAGAAATTGGTGCACAAAGTACGGTTTTACTGGGGCGGATCGATGCTATCGTTTTAACAGGAGATCTAGCTTATGGTAAGGATTTTGTAAGTTTGATTATTGAAAGAGTTAAATCGTTAGCAGATGTTATTGTAATGCCAGGAGAAAATGAACTCCAGGCTTTAGCAGAGGGTGCACTACGTGTATTAAACGGCGAAGAGGTTTTTAAGGAATATTAA
- the lpdA gene encoding dihydrolipoyl dehydrogenase, whose product MAIEYDLVILGGGTGGYVAAIRAAQLGLKTAIVEKDKLGGTCLHRGCIPSKALLRSAEVYATTKRSDEFGIITSGIQLDFIKVQERKQAIVNQLHRGVEQLIKKGKIDVYSGIGRILGPSIFSPTPGTISVEMKNGEENEMLIPKNVIIATGSKPRTIQGLAIDGKYVMTSDEALEMKELPKSIIIVGGGVIGIEWASMLADFGTDVTVIEYEDRILPTEDHEISKEMQRIMKKKKVTLVTSAKVLQETIEIDGKVSIEVERKGDRKSFSADTLLVSVGRQAVSENIGLQNTSIELEKGFIKVNKFYQTKESHIYAIGDVIGGLQLAHVASHEGIVAVEHIAGHFPDPINYSLVSKCVYSNPEVASVGLTEEQAKEKGYNIKTGKFSFKAIGKALVYGESDGFVKVIADKDTDDLLGVHMIGPHVTDMISEAGLAHVLDATPWEIAQTIHPHPSLSEAIGEAALAVDGKAIHF is encoded by the coding sequence ATGGCTATTGAATATGACCTTGTCATCCTTGGCGGTGGAACAGGTGGTTATGTTGCAGCAATTAGAGCTGCTCAATTAGGATTAAAGACAGCGATAGTTGAAAAGGATAAGCTAGGCGGAACGTGTTTACATCGTGGGTGTATACCCAGCAAGGCATTATTGCGAAGTGCAGAAGTGTATGCTACAACCAAGCGAAGTGATGAGTTTGGGATAATCACGTCTGGTATACAGTTGGATTTCATTAAAGTTCAGGAAAGAAAACAAGCAATTGTTAATCAACTTCATCGCGGTGTCGAACAGTTAATAAAAAAAGGTAAAATTGATGTTTATTCAGGCATCGGACGAATCTTAGGTCCATCGATATTTTCCCCAACACCTGGAACGATCTCGGTGGAAATGAAGAATGGTGAAGAGAATGAGATGCTTATTCCTAAAAATGTTATTATAGCAACCGGATCAAAACCAAGAACCATACAAGGATTAGCAATTGATGGTAAATATGTTATGACATCTGATGAGGCATTGGAGATGAAGGAGTTGCCAAAGTCTATCATCATTGTTGGTGGCGGAGTAATCGGAATTGAATGGGCGTCAATGTTAGCGGATTTTGGTACAGATGTAACGGTTATTGAATATGAGGATCGAATATTACCAACTGAAGATCATGAAATATCAAAAGAAATGCAAAGAATTATGAAAAAGAAAAAGGTTACCCTTGTAACAAGTGCAAAGGTTTTACAAGAAACAATTGAGATAGATGGCAAGGTATCTATTGAAGTTGAGCGAAAGGGCGATAGAAAATCTTTTTCAGCTGATACATTATTAGTTTCTGTTGGACGTCAAGCGGTTTCGGAAAATATTGGTCTACAAAATACAAGTATTGAGTTGGAAAAAGGTTTTATAAAGGTAAATAAATTTTACCAAACAAAAGAATCACATATATATGCAATTGGCGATGTAATTGGTGGTCTGCAGCTTGCACATGTTGCTTCCCATGAAGGAATAGTGGCAGTCGAGCATATTGCAGGACATTTTCCTGACCCAATCAATTATTCCCTAGTGTCGAAGTGTGTTTATTCAAATCCAGAGGTAGCAAGTGTAGGTTTAACTGAAGAACAGGCGAAAGAAAAAGGCTATAATATTAAAACAGGAAAATTTTCATTTAAAGCAATTGGTAAAGCGTTAGTATATGGGGAATCAGATGGATTTGTAAAGGTGATAGCTGATAAAGATACCGATGACTTATTAGGCGTTCATATGATAGGACCACATGTAACAGATATGATCTCTGAAGCTGGATTGGCCCATGTATTAGATGCAACTCCATGGGAAATTGCGCAAACAATTCATCCACACCCATCTTTGTCTGAAGCTATAGGTGAAGCTGCATTAGCAGTGGATGGAAAGGCTATCCATTTTTAA
- a CDS encoding thiamine pyrophosphate-dependent dehydrogenase E1 component subunit alpha, with the protein MAENRHHALGLSDQTVLEMYETMVMARKIDERMWLLNRSGKIPFVISCQGQEAAQVGAAFALDNRKDYVLPYYRDMGVVLTFGMTAKELMLSAFAKAEDPNSGGRQMPGHFGQKKNRIVTGSSPVTTQVPHAVGIALAGKMENKDLVAFVTFGEGSSNQGDFHEGANFAGVHKLPVIFMCENNKYAISVPIEKQLACEKVSDRAIGYGMPGETVDGNDPLTVYAAIKRAVERGRRGEGPSLIETISYRLTPHSSDDDDRTYRSREEVEESKKRDPLVTFATYLKEVGVLTDEIEKELFDKVQTVVDEATDYAENAPYADPEYALKYVYGE; encoded by the coding sequence ATGGCGGAAAATCGTCATCATGCACTTGGATTGAGTGATCAGACTGTTTTAGAAATGTATGAGACTATGGTTATGGCTCGAAAAATTGATGAACGGATGTGGTTGTTGAATCGTTCTGGAAAAATTCCGTTTGTAATATCTTGCCAAGGACAAGAGGCAGCACAAGTAGGTGCTGCATTTGCACTAGACAACAGAAAAGATTATGTATTGCCATATTATCGCGATATGGGGGTTGTGCTGACTTTTGGGATGACAGCAAAAGAACTTATGCTTTCTGCCTTTGCAAAGGCAGAAGACCCAAATTCCGGCGGTCGTCAAATGCCCGGTCATTTCGGTCAAAAGAAAAACAGAATTGTAACTGGTTCATCCCCTGTTACGACACAAGTTCCGCATGCAGTTGGAATAGCATTGGCAGGTAAAATGGAGAATAAGGATTTGGTTGCTTTTGTTACCTTTGGGGAAGGATCTTCTAATCAGGGTGATTTCCATGAAGGAGCTAATTTTGCCGGTGTTCATAAATTACCTGTTATTTTTATGTGTGAAAATAATAAATATGCCATTTCAGTACCGATTGAAAAACAGCTAGCATGTGAAAAGGTATCGGATCGAGCGATCGGATATGGCATGCCAGGTGAAACTGTTGATGGAAATGACCCACTCACTGTATATGCTGCAATTAAAAGGGCAGTTGAACGAGGTCGTCGAGGTGAAGGGCCATCCTTAATTGAAACAATATCGTATCGCTTAACGCCTCATTCTAGTGATGATGATGATCGGACATATCGATCTCGTGAAGAAGTAGAAGAGTCAAAAAAGAGGGACCCACTGGTGACTTTTGCAACGTATTTAAAAGAGGTTGGCGTGTTAACTGATGAAATAGAGAAGGAACTGTTTGATAAAGTTCAAACCGTTGTAGATGAAGCGACTGATTACGCGGAAAATGCTCCATATGCTGATCCCGAATACGCTTTAAAATACGTTTACGGAGAATAG
- a CDS encoding alpha-ketoacid dehydrogenase subunit beta, which translates to MAVMSYIEAVTRALHEEMDRDKKVFVLGEDVGKKGGVFKATSGLYDKFGENRVIDTPLAESAIVGVGVGAAMYGHRPVAEIQFADFIMPAVNQIISEAARIRYRSNNDWNCPMVIRAPYGGGIHGALYHSQSVEAVFANQPGLKIVMPSTPYDVKGLLKAAIRDDDPVLFFEHKRAYRLIKGEVPLDDYVLPIGKADVKREGEDITVITYGLCVHFALQAAEKLAEDGISAHIVDLRTVYPLDKETIIEAASKTGKVLLVTEDNKEGSILSEVAAIIAEHCLFDLDAPIMRLAGPDIPAMAYAPTMEKFFMVNPDKVVQAMRELAEY; encoded by the coding sequence ATGGCAGTTATGTCATATATCGAAGCTGTTACCCGTGCCCTGCATGAAGAGATGGATCGTGACAAAAAAGTATTTGTGTTAGGTGAGGATGTAGGGAAAAAAGGTGGGGTATTTAAAGCAACAAGTGGATTATATGATAAATTTGGTGAAAATCGTGTTATTGATACACCGCTAGCTGAATCTGCTATTGTAGGTGTTGGGGTAGGTGCTGCGATGTATGGTCATCGCCCGGTAGCGGAAATTCAATTTGCTGACTTTATTATGCCCGCTGTAAATCAAATTATTTCAGAAGCGGCCAGGATCCGCTATCGCTCGAATAATGATTGGAACTGTCCAATGGTAATTCGTGCACCATATGGTGGAGGAATTCACGGTGCTTTATATCATTCACAGTCAGTAGAGGCAGTCTTTGCTAATCAACCCGGGCTTAAAATTGTTATGCCGTCAACCCCGTATGATGTGAAGGGGTTATTAAAAGCTGCAATTCGGGATGATGATCCTGTCCTATTTTTTGAACATAAACGAGCATATCGTTTGATTAAGGGTGAGGTTCCGTTAGATGACTATGTTTTGCCGATTGGTAAAGCAGATGTGAAACGTGAAGGCGAGGATATCACAGTTATCACGTATGGACTTTGTGTACACTTTGCCCTACAGGCAGCAGAGAAATTGGCTGAGGACGGAATCTCAGCACATATAGTAGATTTAAGAACTGTCTATCCTCTAGATAAAGAGACAATTATTGAGGCCGCATCCAAAACCGGTAAAGTACTGCTAGTTACTGAGGATAATAAAGAGGGAAGTATATTAAGTGAAGTTGCTGCAATTATTGCAGAGCATTGTTTGTTTGACTTAGACGCACCAATAATGCGCTTAGCTGGACCTGATATACCGGCAATGGCATATGCGCCAACCATGGAAAAGTTTTTTATGGTAAATCCGGATAAAGTAGTACAGGCAATGAGAGAACTAGCTGAATATTAA
- a CDS encoding dihydrolipoamide acetyltransferase family protein, producing the protein MAVEKITMPQLGESVTEGTISSWLVKPGDTVNKYDPLAEVQTDKVNAEIPSSFSGTIKEIIAAEGETLAVGELLCYIETENSLESPSDYGDQKAEKIPLSNETDVNEQPNKARYSPAVLKLSQEHNINLQQINGTGKGGRITRKDLQKIIDSGAAIPMSEEKADSQVVSQIEKVSLAPTLDSMNVKTSSSITGENGDIAIPVSGVRKAIATNMVRSSQEIPHAWMMVEVDVTNLVAYRDAIKDSFKEKEGYSLTYFAFFVKAVAQALKEFPMINSSWNGDKIIQKKNINISIAVATEDALFVPVIKHADEKTIKGIAREITELANKVRTGKLAAADMQGGTFTVNNTGSFGSIQSMGIINYPQAAILQVESIVKRPVIMNGGMFAARDMVNLCLSLDHRVLDGLICGRFLARVKAILENISKDNTPIF; encoded by the coding sequence GTGGCTGTTGAAAAAATAACAATGCCGCAATTAGGTGAAAGTGTAACTGAAGGCACAATTAGTAGTTGGCTGGTTAAACCTGGTGATACTGTTAATAAATATGATCCATTGGCAGAAGTACAAACAGATAAAGTGAACGCAGAAATTCCTTCTTCCTTTTCAGGTACAATAAAGGAAATTATTGCAGCTGAAGGAGAAACACTGGCCGTTGGTGAATTGCTATGTTATATCGAAACTGAAAACAGCCTGGAATCACCAAGTGATTATGGTGATCAAAAGGCAGAAAAAATTCCTTTAAGCAATGAAACCGATGTAAATGAACAGCCAAATAAAGCTAGATACTCACCAGCAGTGTTAAAACTATCTCAAGAACATAATATCAATCTACAACAAATTAACGGAACTGGAAAAGGTGGGCGCATTACAAGAAAGGATCTACAAAAAATAATCGACTCTGGTGCTGCTATTCCTATGAGTGAGGAAAAAGCAGATTCACAAGTGGTAAGTCAGATTGAGAAAGTATCGCTAGCACCTACATTAGATTCAATGAATGTAAAGACTTCATCTAGTATAACTGGTGAAAATGGTGATATTGCTATTCCTGTGTCCGGAGTTAGGAAGGCGATTGCGACAAACATGGTTCGGTCATCACAAGAGATTCCTCATGCTTGGATGATGGTTGAAGTGGACGTAACGAATTTAGTAGCTTATCGTGATGCAATTAAGGACTCTTTTAAAGAAAAAGAAGGTTACAGCTTAACCTACTTCGCTTTTTTTGTAAAAGCAGTTGCTCAGGCTTTAAAGGAATTTCCAATGATTAACTCATCTTGGAATGGTGATAAGATTATTCAGAAAAAAAATATCAATATTTCTATAGCTGTTGCAACAGAGGATGCTTTATTTGTTCCAGTTATTAAACATGCTGACGAAAAAACAATAAAAGGGATTGCACGGGAAATCACTGAATTGGCCAATAAAGTCCGAACTGGAAAGTTAGCAGCAGCTGATATGCAGGGTGGTACATTTACAGTTAACAACACTGGATCTTTTGGTTCAATTCAATCCATGGGAATCATTAATTATCCTCAAGCAGCTATCTTACAAGTAGAGTCTATTGTCAAACGACCTGTTATTATGAATGGTGGAATGTTTGCAGCGCGTGATATGGTAAATCTATGCCTGTCTCTCGACCATCGTGTCTTAGATGGACTAATTTGTGGGCGTTTCCTTGCTAGAGTGAAAGCTATCTTAGAGAATATCTCTAAAGACAATACACCGATTTTTTAA